One Vicia villosa cultivar HV-30 ecotype Madison, WI linkage group LG5, Vvil1.0, whole genome shotgun sequence genomic window, TATTAAAATCTCCTTTGAATTTTACCGCATATATTGTTTCTATGGTTTATATTGTTTCTATTTTACCGCATTATTCGCCGAATACAACGATTTTCATCGACTCGTATGATTTAGAGAATGAAAGAGACAATTTCCTTTATCCAAATGGGGCACTTTGCAAGTACTTGAATGAGTTGTTGAATCTGAGAATGTTTAGAAATATATTGAACATAATCGTTTTGGTTTACCAACAATGTCACCGGATCATCGCGATTGGGATTTATACATGCTACTTATTTACAATAATTTTGGAGATCTCTAAAGATGAACTAGAATTGATTATTTCTGTTGTGAACATCAATTTTGAAGTTCAACCTAAGGAGAATAAATTGTGAATTACCTATATCACAACTTCTTTTTAAGAGGCCATATATCATAGAGTTATGAGATTCTGCTTAGAAAGATTTGAATTTGGGATTTGACTTTTGCTAGAGGGCATAATCTGGATTTCATTAatacatgatttttttttgtagagAATGGAAATATTGTGTAGTGTTACTATTTTTCTAGCATTGAAtaagtttctttgaaaatgttATGTAGAGTTACTGCTTGATGAAGCTGGTTTTTTATGTCTGTTGACTTTAAGAAACTGAATTAGATTGCATGAGTATTTCTTTTGTTAATTTGATTGCCTTTTGTACTGAGCTTGCACTGCCTGATGAAACTGAGTTTGAATGTGTATACAAATATTTGAATTATACTTGTGTGAGTTTAGTGAATTTGAGCATGAGCCTTAAACTAAGTTTCTTCTATTCTGCACTTCCATTTTTAGCTCCCACTGAGATGATAATGTTATTATTCTACACTTGACTAGGTCATCATTTTCATattgattcttaatgatattaaTTACTTTGATTCAGCAAGTTGAGTACTTTGATTCAGCTCGCACCGTCGTCAAAGCAACCACCACCACCATAATTCTTTACAGGTTTGTCTCTTCTGTTTGTTATATATATGAAATGTGACTTTTGTTTGTTAATATGGTGAAATATAGTTGTTTTAAATCTGCTTAAATGGAGGGTGTGAAAGAtaacttatattttttaaaacctgCTTAAACATAAGACTTGTAATAATGATGTGAGAAACTATAAGTGATGTACtaaattatatatgataagaATGTATATATTGTGACTTTTATGGCATGTTTTGTATAAGATTAATTGTTGATCATACAAAAGAAATATAAATGTCGGGTTAGAGCTGAATTTGTGATTTATGATGGATTTGTTTATGAATCCAATACCATATAACGGCAACTAGATGAAGTAAAACGAGACACTACGGAAACGAAACAAAAGCGGCGATGAGATGAAACGAAACGAAACAAAATGATATACCACCTATAGGTGACGAAACGACACCATATAATAGATTAACGGCAATGAgacgaaacaaaataaaataagataccACATAACGGCAACGAAATAAAACAAAATGAGATAACATATAATGGCGATAACGCAGTTGTGTAATCGGTAAGTTTCTTCAAGATGATGTTTTTTTCTATGCtctttgttaattaatttgtatttagACTTTAGTTTTGGTCTTTTGAAATTGGAAAACAATGGTTTATGTGATGTGAGCAAAAGCATGTGAGTTTCTGTGATGGAAAAAATGGTTTATATGTTTTGACTGTCATGTGTGTTTGGTTTTTATGGACTGTGTTGGATTTCTGAGTTATAATTTATAAATGGTCTTTTGAACTTTATGTTTCATGTGGTGTGTTACTTGATCAAAGTATTAAAAAACCATTATAAGTTAGTAAACTAGATATACAAGTAAACTAGATATATAAGTTACTAAATATCCAAGTAAGTTATTTCCTGTCTAATGAAACTCCCTGACATTGAGACATTTAACAAAATTCCACACACACTCATGAAACTCTCTGGCTAACAAAATTCCTGTCTAACAAAATTCCACACACACCATGAAACTCGCTGGAATTGATTTAAACACACCAAtgctaaaaaaaaattattttcctgGGTCCCTGTGTTTGGTTTCTTAtgtttagtttattattattaattattatgataTTGAACATCAGTTAACAATGAAaccacaatttttttttgtttcctgGGTCCCCTTGAATGGATACTTGTATCTTGAGAGATTAGTAATTGGTTTTTGGCCGGGAGAGACAGGGGCGGAGCTACATACACGTGAGGGGGTTCACTTGTACCCCTGAGTTTCTTAAGTTACATTTGATATTtctattttaatcaattttgaaCTCCCTGGATATTTTATTCTGCACCTCTAATGTAGGTTCTGCACCTCTTAATTTGTTTTAGAAAATTTGAATCTCAGTGATTGATAATTTAGACTCTGCACCTCTTGTAGACTTGGACATTAATATTCACAATATAGCTCTTTTAGTCTATTGATTTTATTCTCAAACAAAAGAAACATTTACCGCTTCTATTTAGAAAATAAACTAAACCACTTAGCTGGGACCTAGGTTTGTGTTTAAGAGAATTAAGTGCCAGTgtctatatattattattattaatattttataattttgtctAGTTTTGTTTAATAATATTCAATTGattcttctattttatttgaaatgatattttagtctatcatatttttacttttatttaattagaaaatttaaaattaaaattttaatccattgttgtatatattttataatatgatTTTGCTTCTAATTTAAAAGTGAGATTTTAGtctttcaaatattaaaaattcaattttttaataaaattaaaataaaaatatttcgtTCTTTACTTTCAtgtaatattataatttaattttgataaaaatttatatttttaagtcTAAAAACCTGCATGATATAacacttttttatttataaatatatatttaatagagtgaaaaatatactaaaaatttattaattaacagagtaactataattttttttaaaagtatgcATACCAGTTGCAAattatttgatcaataatttagcCGAATTTTCCGCTTGCCCAAGATAATTTCTTCTTAAATTGTGTTGCCTTTATGCATATATGATGTTACAAGTAAAACTGAAACGAAAACTAGTGCAACGCCAAACTGAAGGAATTTCAAACTAACAAATTTATTTCCATtcaggttatatatatatatatatatatatatatatatatataaagatcaAGTGTGTACCCTTGAGAATAATATAATTCTTAGAAACAAGAAACTAGGACTTGATCTCACACATAGAACTCTAATTATAAGTGTATAATGTCTTACACCAGCTCTTACAGTACTTAGTTGTTTTGTGGTTGAAATTTTTCAGTTGCAATGAAATTTAGTTTCATGTTTATTATGAATGTTAGTATATTAATACCTGATGCACAAGGGACAACAAGAAACTACACGCTAGAAAGAGTATGTGGTACTGAAAATAGTTTCTCACATCTTTATTCCTACTAAATTGTAGTGAATATGATATGAATCATAAAGcataagtatttaatttattatattgaacaaattatttagaaaaaaatagagatagcaaaaataatgattaaattcTAAATGGAGTGAAATAATGATGGCAGAAATTATATTAGtcatctttttttatttaaatatagaataatataaaatttctCTCCATAATTTTCTCCTTAATTTATACTAGTAATTAAAAATATGGTCGCGGCATAGGCCCACCCTTTTCATCACGTACCTCCGTCCTTGACTAATACTGCAtcccttttatttttctattgCTTATATTCATAATAACATGTTTTCGAAAGTACTAGACCTCTTGAACATATAATATAatatctatatttttattttttgaagaaaTGGATAAGTCATGGATTACGAAGCCGCAATCATCGAAAGCGTATCAGCAAGGGATAAAAGAATTTATTGATTTTGCATTTAAAGGTGCAAAAGAAAACGACGTAGTAATATGCCCTTGCAAACGCTGCGGTTTCAGAAAATCAATGAGTAGGAGTGACATGTTCGACCACTTAAGTTGGTTACCATTTCCGCAGAGATACACCACGTGGATTCATCATGGAGAGTCCTCTGTACTACCTAGTACTATCCCCCCTAGTACTACTCCAAATATGGTTGAAGATACTATCATTGTTGAAGAATCTATTCAGAACATGATCAACGATGCATTTGGAGTTGATAGGAATCATGCTAATGAAATACCATCTACATCACATTTGGAGATTGACCAAGAAGATTATGTGATGCCAACTGCAGCTCAGGAAAGAAATGAAGCCAAAGAGTACTATGAATTGGCTAGAGAAGGAGAGCAACCTTTATATGAAGGGTGTAGACGTTATTCAAGACTATCTTTTTTGGTTAAGTTGTACCATATAAAGTGTTTGTgtggattaagtgagaagtcaaTGACAATGATTTTAGAGTTAATAAAAGATgcatttgaatatgcaaacattCCAAGTTCGTTCTATGAAGCCAAGAAATCAATCACAAAACTTGGTTTGAATTATGTAAAGATACCCGCATGTCCAAACGGTTGTATGCTTTATTGGGGAGAAGATGAAGGGAGGGAGACTTGCAAAAATTGCAACACTTCGAAATGGAAAACAAATGAAGATGTCTCTGTgaacaagaaaaagaagaaaattcctGCCAAGGTTCTCCGTTATTTTCCACTAAAACCTCGATTACAGAGATTATTTTTGTCATCAAAGACAGCCGAGGATATGAGATGGCATGCAACAGATACTAACAATGATGGAATTTTGAGGCATCCTAGAGATTCAGAAGCTTGGAAGAAATTTGACTTGAAACATACTTGGTTTTCATCAGATCCGCGAAATGTGCGTCTTGCATTGGCTAGTGATGGTTTTAATCCTTTTGGTGTGATGAGTACAAATAATAGTATTTGGCCAGTTGTTCTCATTCCATATAACACTCCTCCCTGGATTTGCATGAAGCAGACATCATTTATAATGTCAATGATAATTCCCGGTAAAGAAGCACCAGGAAATAATATTGATGTCTACTTACAACCCTTAGTTAAAGAGCTGAAGGAGTTATGGACAAATGGAGTGGATACATATGATTCTTTTAAGAAAGAGATGTTCAAGTTGCATGCAAATTTGATGTGGACGATTAGCGACTTTCCTGGTTTGGGTGCACTTTCTGGGTGGAACACATACACAGGACTTGCTTGCCCATCGTGTAACTTTCAAACTACACCTCTCCGTCTTCAAGCTAGCAATAAATGGTGTTTCATGGGTCATCGTCGTTTCCTTGATCGAAGACACAGGTTTAGATTGAACAGGATCCGTTTTAATGGTGAACAGGAAATGCGGAGTCCACCGAGAACACTATCTGGACATGAAGTTTTTGAACAGGTTAAAGATGTTGAAGTCATCTTTGGTAAAAAGCCAATGAAAGAAAAATCGATAAAAAGAACACGTGAGGGACAACCTATAGAAGGTGATAGTACACAGTGTAATCCTACACAAGGCCatcctcaacaatggaaaaagAAAAGCATATTTTTTGAACTTCCGTATTGGAAGGATAATCTTTTGCGCCATAATCTTGATCCGATGCTTATTGAGAAAAATGTGTGCGATAATGTCCTATTTACTTTACTAAATGATAGGCAAAAGAGTAAAGACCATTATAAAGCTCGACAAGACCTTCAAAATATGGGCATAAGACCTAATCTTTGGCCTGATGAAAATGATAGAATTTCTTCGGCAGCTTTTACTTTAACGGGTAAAGATAAAAGGAATTTTTTAACAACTTTAAGGAATATTAGGGTGCCTGATGGTTATTCAAGCAACATATCTAGATGCATTGACTTAGTAAATCTCAAGGTGAATGGAATGATGAAGAGTCATGATTGTCATATATTAATGGAACAACTTCTACCATTAGCCATTCACACAACATTACCTCATGAGATTTCATCAGTATTGATTCAAAGATAGTTGGAAGGCTATTCCAGAGGAAACAAAAACAAAGTTTTatgattcaaagataaaggtatcattaatcaacaattacatattttttaaattaatttcatggtgattaatatttgttttgtaactaatttttatttttatatttagcg contains:
- the LOC131607139 gene encoding uncharacterized protein LOC131607139, which produces MSRSDMFDHLSWLPFPQRYTTWIHHGESSVLPSTIPPSTTPNMVEDTIIVEESIQNMINDAFGVDRNHANEIPSTSHLEIDQEDYVMPTAAQERNEAKEYYELAREGEQPLYEGCRRYSRLSFLVKLYHIKCLCGLSEKSMTMILELIKDAFEYANIPSSFYEAKKSITKLGLNYVKIPACPNGCMLYWGEDEGRETCKNCNTSKWKTNEDVSVNKKKKKIPAKVLRYFPLKPRLQRLFLSSKTAEDMRWHATDTNNDGILRHPRDSEAWKKFDLKHTWFSSDPRNVRLALASDGFNPFGVMSTNNSIWPVVLIPYNTPPWICMKQTSFIMSMIIPGKEAPGNNIDVYLQPLVKELKELWTNGVDTYDSFKKEMFKLHANLMWTISDFPGLGALSGWNTYTGLACPSCNFQTTPLRLQASNKWCFMGHRRFLDRRHRFRLNRIRFNGEQEMRSPPRTLSGHEVFEQVKDVEVIFGKKPMKEKSIKRTREGQPIEGDSTQCNPTQGHPQQWKKKSIFFELPYWKDNLLRHNLDPMLIEKNVCDNVLFTLLNDRQKSKDHYKARQDLQNMGIRPNLWPDENDRISSAAFTLTGKDKRNFLTTLRNIRVPDGYSSNISRCIDLVNLKVNGMMKSHDCHILMEQLLPLAIHTTLPHEISSVLIQR